Proteins from a single region of Chloroflexota bacterium:
- a CDS encoding type II toxin-antitoxin system VapC family toxin: MAREILIDASAWIAISNLRDKHHAAAVETYQRLLREHRGLVTTNLIIAETYIIIRRAGGHEPAIRFLHSIRQSSRLTRIYSNATLETQAEEILRRYADQDFSFTDAVSFAVMRERGIDEAFAFDRHFLTAGFTLVPTPR, from the coding sequence GTGGCCCGCGAGATCTTGATCGATGCCAGCGCCTGGATCGCCATCAGCAACCTTCGAGATAAGCACCACGCGGCAGCGGTTGAGACCTACCAACGTCTGCTGCGGGAGCACCGGGGCCTCGTGACGACCAACTTGATCATCGCTGAAACGTACATCATAATCCGTCGCGCTGGTGGCCACGAACCCGCTATCCGCTTCCTGCACTCCATTCGCCAGAGCAGCCGCCTCACACGAATCTACTCCAACGCGACCTTGGAAACCCAGGCAGAGGAGATCCTGCGCCGCTACGCCGATCAGGATTTCAGCTTCACCGATGCGGTGAGCTTCGCCGTGATGCGTGAGCGAGGCATCGATGAAGCCTTCGCCTTTGATCGCCATTTTCTGACTGCTGGGTTCACTCTGGTTCCCACACCTCGGTGA
- the pstA gene encoding phosphate ABC transporter permease PstA has product MNRYLVQRIGFIVLGVATFLVVVPILLVVGTIVVRGIGAISWEFLTAVPRNGMREGGIFPAIVGTLLLTLGTALAAIPVGVGGAIYLAEYARDTRLTRAIRLAIINLAGIPSVVYGLFGLGLFVLFLQFGTSILAGSLTLAIMTLPIIISTTEEALRTVPNEFRTVSASLGGTRWQGIRYIVLPQALPGIITGVILGLLRAAGETAPILFTVAAFYLPRLPHSPFDQTMALPYHLYVISTQVPGMPMEIQYGTALVLLALVLSMNIVATMIRSYFRRRRAW; this is encoded by the coding sequence ATGAACCGCTATCTGGTGCAGCGCATCGGGTTCATCGTCCTGGGCGTGGCGACGTTCCTGGTCGTGGTGCCCATCCTGCTGGTCGTGGGCACCATCGTGGTGCGCGGGATCGGCGCGATCAGCTGGGAGTTCCTGACCGCCGTGCCACGCAACGGCATGAGGGAGGGGGGCATCTTCCCGGCCATCGTGGGCACGCTGCTGCTCACGCTGGGGACCGCCCTGGCGGCGATCCCGGTGGGCGTGGGAGGGGCCATCTACCTGGCGGAGTACGCGAGGGATACCCGGCTCACCCGGGCCATTCGCCTGGCCATCATCAACCTGGCGGGCATCCCCTCGGTGGTGTACGGGCTCTTCGGGTTGGGGTTGTTCGTGCTCTTCCTGCAGTTCGGGACCTCCATCCTGGCCGGCTCGCTGACGCTGGCCATCATGACGTTGCCCATCATCATCAGCACCACGGAGGAGGCGCTGCGGACCGTCCCGAACGAGTTCCGCACCGTCAGCGCCAGCCTGGGGGGCACCCGCTGGCAGGGCATCCGCTACATCGTCCTCCCCCAGGCGCTGCCCGGCATCATCACCGGCGTGATCCTGGGGCTGCTGCGGGCGGCCGGAGAGACGGCCCCGATCCTGTTCACGGTGGCCGCGTTCTACCTGCCGCGGCTCCCCCATTCGCCTTTCGACCAGACGATGGCCCTGCCCTACCATCTGTACGTGATCAGCACTCAGGTCCCGGGGATGCCCATGGAGATCCAGTACGGCACGGCGTTGGTGCTGCTAGCGCTGGTCCTCTCCATGAACATCGTGGCCACGATGATCCGCAGCTATTTCCGACGACGACGGGCGTGGTGA
- a CDS encoding phosphate ABC transporter ATP-binding protein — protein sequence MPEERNEPKIRIENVSYSYDGKPALRNVTLDVPAHAITVFFGPAGGGKTTLLRLINRLNDLVEGTEMSGRILLDGQDIYAPDVNVSVLRRRVGMVFALPLPLPGTIRWNIEYGPRLAGVRDPARLEEIVERSLKQAALWDEVKDRLDSPARALSGGQQQRLCIARSLALEPEVLLLDEPTSGLDPISTARVEESLHQLKQDYTIIIVPHSIQQAARVADYAAFFLMGELIEYRRGTEIFTTPRDQRTEDYITGRFG from the coding sequence ATGCCAGAGGAACGAAACGAACCCAAGATCCGAATTGAAAACGTCAGCTACTCCTACGACGGGAAGCCGGCCCTGCGTAACGTGACGCTGGACGTGCCGGCGCACGCCATCACGGTCTTCTTCGGCCCGGCCGGGGGCGGCAAGACGACGCTGTTGCGCCTGATCAACCGGCTGAATGACCTGGTCGAGGGAACCGAGATGTCCGGGCGCATCCTCCTGGACGGCCAGGACATCTACGCGCCCGACGTCAACGTCTCCGTCCTGCGGCGCCGCGTGGGGATGGTCTTCGCCCTGCCGCTGCCATTGCCCGGCACCATCCGCTGGAACATCGAGTACGGGCCCCGGCTGGCGGGCGTCCGTGACCCCGCCCGGCTTGAGGAGATCGTGGAGCGCAGTCTGAAGCAGGCCGCCCTGTGGGACGAGGTGAAGGACCGACTGGATAGTCCGGCCAGGGCGCTCTCGGGCGGACAGCAGCAGCGTCTGTGCATCGCCCGCAGCCTGGCGCTGGAGCCGGAGGTGCTGCTGCTGGACGAGCCTACGTCCGGCCTGGACCCCATCTCCACGGCCCGGGTCGAGGAGTCGCTCCACCAGTTGAAGCAGGATTACACGATCATCATCGTGCCCCACAGCATCCAACAGGCCGCCCGCGTGGCCGACTATGCCGCTTTCTTCTTGATGGGCGAGCTGATCGAATACCGACGCGGCACCGAGATCTTCACGACGCCTCGCGATCAGAGGACGGAGGATTACATCACCGGACGGTTCGGGTAA
- a CDS encoding phosphate ABC transporter ATP-binding protein: MAKIRVEHLHFYYGNKPALQDITMDIEDRKITALIGPSGCGKSTFLRCLNRMNDTIPGTRVEGRVLLDGQDIYAPGTDVVELRKRVGMVFQRPNPFPQSIYDNVAFGPRILGLHKKADLDEIVMESLRGAALWDEVKDQLDQNALSLSLGQQQRLCIARVIAVKPEVILMDEPCSALDPIATLKVEELMHNLKRNYSIVIVTHNMQQAARVSDWTGFFWLGKLVEFGPTETLFTHPRQKLTEDYITGRAG, translated from the coding sequence ATGGCGAAGATCCGGGTTGAACACCTCCACTTCTATTATGGCAACAAGCCTGCGCTGCAGGATATCACCATGGATATCGAGGACCGGAAGATCACGGCGCTGATCGGCCCCTCCGGGTGCGGCAAATCCACCTTCCTGCGCTGCCTGAACCGAATGAACGACACCATCCCGGGCACACGCGTGGAGGGCCGGGTGCTGCTCGATGGGCAGGATATCTACGCGCCCGGCACAGATGTGGTGGAGCTGCGCAAGCGGGTCGGGATGGTGTTCCAGCGCCCCAACCCTTTCCCCCAATCGATTTACGATAACGTGGCATTCGGCCCGCGCATCCTGGGACTCCACAAGAAGGCCGACCTGGATGAGATCGTGATGGAGAGTTTGCGCGGGGCAGCTCTGTGGGACGAGGTGAAGGACCAGCTCGACCAGAACGCGCTGAGCCTCTCCCTGGGACAGCAACAGCGGCTGTGCATCGCCCGGGTCATCGCCGTGAAGCCCGAGGTTATCCTGATGGACGAACCGTGCTCCGCTCTGGACCCCATCGCCACGCTGAAGGTCGAAGAGCTGATGCACAACCTCAAGCGGAACTACAGCATCGTCATCGTCACGCACAACATGCAGCAAGCCGCGCGGGTCTCCGACTGGACGGGCTTTTTCTGGCTGGGCAAGCTGGTCGAGTTCGGCCCCACGGAGACGCTCTTCACCCACCCGCGCCAGAAGCTGACAGAGGACTACATCACCGGCCGGGCGGGGTAA
- a CDS encoding ribbon-helix-helix domain-containing protein, whose translation MTTLTKKPLQVYLRPEQLEALRALAKRRGVPMAELIRQGVDRILAEVPAEEDPLWEIMGLFHSDLDDLAERHDEYIARMIEEENG comes from the coding sequence ATGACAACCCTCACCAAAAAGCCTTTGCAGGTCTATCTGCGCCCGGAGCAGCTGGAGGCATTACGCGCGCTGGCCAAGCGGCGCGGCGTCCCAATGGCGGAGTTGATCCGCCAGGGCGTGGACCGGATCCTGGCCGAGGTGCCCGCCGAAGAAGACCCGCTGTGGGAGATCATGGGCCTCTTTCACTCTGACCTGGACGACCTGGCGGAGAGGCATGATGAGTATATTGCGCGAATGATCGAGGAGGAGAACGGGTAG
- a CDS encoding aldo/keto reductase encodes MDYRFLGQTGLMVSELCLGAMTFGRETDEETSYRMMDRFVEAGGNFIDTADVYSLGVSEEIVGRWMKGKRRDDLVIATKVRFPMGEGPNDVGLGRKHILSAVEASLRRLGTDYIDLYQVHAWDDATPLEETLSTLDELVRSGKVRYIGVSNFCGWQLQKAVDISKQMGWEPFRCLQPLYNLLDRYTEWELIPVCINEGLGVIPWSPLRGGWLTGKYRRGMEKPPEGTRVDLAERQGWSESWSRYNTERTWRVIDELLAVAEEVGKTPAQVALNWLLQRPGVTAPIIGARNMEQLEDNLGASGWALSEEHMKRLNEVSAVEVPYPYDVLERVRRR; translated from the coding sequence ATGGACTATCGGTTTCTGGGACAGACGGGGTTGATGGTAAGCGAGCTTTGTCTGGGGGCTATGACCTTCGGGCGGGAGACGGATGAGGAGACCAGCTATCGCATGATGGATCGCTTTGTGGAGGCCGGCGGCAACTTCATCGACACCGCCGACGTCTATTCCCTGGGCGTATCCGAGGAGATCGTTGGGCGCTGGATGAAGGGCAAGCGCCGGGATGACCTCGTCATCGCGACCAAGGTGCGCTTTCCCATGGGGGAGGGGCCGAACGATGTGGGGCTTGGCCGGAAGCATATCCTGTCCGCTGTGGAGGCCAGCCTGCGTCGGTTGGGCACCGATTACATCGATCTATACCAGGTGCACGCCTGGGACGACGCGACCCCATTGGAGGAGACGCTGAGCACGCTGGATGAGCTGGTGCGCAGCGGTAAAGTGCGCTATATCGGCGTGAGCAACTTCTGCGGCTGGCAGCTTCAGAAGGCGGTGGATATCAGCAAGCAGATGGGCTGGGAGCCGTTCCGATGCCTGCAGCCGCTTTATAACCTGTTGGATCGTTACACCGAGTGGGAGTTGATACCGGTTTGCATCAACGAGGGGTTGGGGGTGATCCCGTGGAGCCCGCTGCGTGGCGGGTGGCTGACGGGGAAGTATCGGCGAGGGATGGAGAAGCCGCCGGAGGGTACCCGGGTGGATCTGGCCGAGCGGCAGGGGTGGAGTGAGTCCTGGAGCCGGTACAACACGGAGCGTACCTGGCGTGTGATCGATGAGCTTCTGGCGGTGGCGGAGGAGGTCGGCAAGACGCCCGCGCAGGTGGCGCTGAACTGGCTGTTGCAGCGTCCCGGCGTCACAGCGCCCATCATCGGCGCCCGCAATATGGAGCAGTTGGAGGATAATCTGGGCGCCAGTGGCTGGGCGCTGAGCGAGGAACACATGAAGCGGCTGAACGAGGTCAGCGCCGTGGAGGTGCCGTACCCCTACGATGTGCTGGAGCGGGTTCGGCGGCGATAG